A window of Chlorobium phaeobacteroides DSM 266 genomic DNA:
ACCAGGTTGAGCAGAGTCAGGCACAACTCAACCAGGCAAAATCGCAAAGTCTCGAGGCGGGATCGAGAAAATTAAAAGCAGAAGATGATTTTCGAAAGGCAAACCTGCTTTTCAGGGAAAAACTGATTTCTGAAACAGATTACATGACAGCCAAAACCAACGTTCAGGCAGCCAGAGCATCCTATGAATCCTCGCTGTATGCTATTCAACAGAACAAAAGCCTGCTCGACCTGAACAATGACAGAATGAAAAAAACTGTTGTCAGCGCACCGATCAGCGGCAGCATTGTTGCCTTGAACAGCAAATCCGGCGAACGCGTTGTCGGAACCGGTCAGTTTCCCGGAACCGAAGTACTGCGTCTTGCAAACCTCGACAGCATGCAGGTTAGCGTTGAGGTCAATGAAAACGACATTGTAAATGTAAAAAAAGGCGACCCGGTCTCCGTTACCGTTGATGCCTACGGTGATCGTATCTTCAAAGGCGTGGTTCACGAAATTTCCAACTCGGCCCTTGCCCAGGCTGTCGGAAGCCAGGAAGAGGTGACAAATTTTTCGGTTAAAATCCGCATCCTGAACCACAACAGACTTCTGAAACCCGGTATGAGCGCAACGGCCGATATCGAAACAGATCGAGTGGCAAACGCTCTTGTTGTGCCGATTCAAAGCGTGACCATCAGAAACCCTCATGAAGCGAAGGATGCAAAAAAACCGGAACAACCGACAGCGGTAAAAACCGCGCGGCCTCTTAAGGAAAACAATACGGTACAGGGGGTATTTATCGTCAGCGGGTCTAAAGCATGGTTCAGAAAGGTTACCACCGGGACTACCGACAATTCACATATCATCGTCACCTCCGGTATTAAAGAGGGCGATGAGATTGTCTCGGGCAGCTATAACGCAATCTCTTCCGGACTTCTCGACGGAAGTCCGGTAAAGACCCAAAAAAAATAGACGATGCAGCCAGTCATCATCAATATGAAGTCTCTCTCCAAGTTTTATCAGATGGGAGAACAGACTGTCAAAGCACTCGACTCGATTGATCTTCAGTTCAAACGCAACGATTACACGGCCATCATGGGACCTTCGGGAAGCGGAAAATCCACCATGATGAATATTATTGGCTGCCTCGACATCCCGACTTCGGGAATCTATGAGTTGAACGGTCAGAATGTCGCAGAAATGGACGATAATGAACTGGCAAGAATCCGAAACCGTGAAATAGGATTTGTTTTTCAAACCTTCAATCTCCTTCCAAGACTCAACTGCCTGAGAAATGTTGAACTGCCTCTGATTTATGCCGGCATAACCCCCGAAGAGCGCGAACAAAGGGCTACTGAGGCACTGCATCGCGTCGGGCTCGGCAACAGGATAACACATAAACCCTCAGAGTTGTCAGGAGGACAAATCCAGCGTGTTGCCATTGCAAGAGCTCTCATTAACAACCCGAGCATCATCCTTGCTGATGAACCTACAGGGAACCTCGATACCGCTACCAGCATGGAAATCATGGAAATATTCGGAAACCTTTCCGATGCAGGCAACACGATTATCCTTATTACGCATGAAGAGGATATCGCCCGCTATACCCACCGCGTCATACGGCTGAGAGATGGAAAAATTGAAAGCGACATACCGCAATGAAACCAGCCCGGCAGCAGTTTCGAAATGAAACCATGGAGAGCCTGAACATTGCGGTGTTTCAGATCAAATCCAATAAATTCCGGTCCTTTCTCACGGCTCTCGGCGTTATTATCGGCATTGTTGCCATCACCATGATGGGTACGGCAATAAACGGTATTGACACCGGATTTGAAAAAAGCCTGGCCATGCTTGGCTACGATGTCGTCTACGTCCAGAAATCCTCATGGAGCACCATGGGCCAATGGTGGCGTTACAGAAACCGTCCTGACCTCAAAACCGACTATGCGACACAGATCAATCGTATTATTGCCGACAATCCGGATTCCGAACTCGAGATAGCCGTTCCCCAGATGTCAACCTACCAGGCTTCGGCAAAATACAGGGAAAAAATTCTTGAATCGATCTTTTCCCTTGGCACAACCCATGACTACCTTCTGACGGCATCGGGAGATCTTGCTCAAGGCCGATTCTTTACTCCGCAGGAATCGGCCGGGGGAAACATGGTCTGTGTCATAGGCGATGACATCGCAACAGGACTGTTCCCCCAGGAAAACGCTCTGGGCAAAACGATTCAGATCAAAAACGGAAAGTTCAGAATTATCGGC
This region includes:
- a CDS encoding ABC transporter ATP-binding protein, with translation MQPVIINMKSLSKFYQMGEQTVKALDSIDLQFKRNDYTAIMGPSGSGKSTMMNIIGCLDIPTSGIYELNGQNVAEMDDNELARIRNREIGFVFQTFNLLPRLNCLRNVELPLIYAGITPEEREQRATEALHRVGLGNRITHKPSELSGGQIQRVAIARALINNPSIILADEPTGNLDTATSMEIMEIFGNLSDAGNTIILITHEEDIARYTHRVIRLRDGKIESDIPQ
- a CDS encoding efflux RND transporter periplasmic adaptor subunit, with translation MSKKKPSQKRNTIIFALTGILVAGGILFTWMMLREKPLEVTTEKAFRKDVIHLVTATGKIEPEIEVAMSPDVSGEIIELPVKEGDQVLMGALLFKIQPDVYINQVEQSQAQLNQAKSQSLEAGSRKLKAEDDFRKANLLFREKLISETDYMTAKTNVQAARASYESSLYAIQQNKSLLDLNNDRMKKTVVSAPISGSIVALNSKSGERVVGTGQFPGTEVLRLANLDSMQVSVEVNENDIVNVKKGDPVSVTVDAYGDRIFKGVVHEISNSALAQAVGSQEEVTNFSVKIRILNHNRLLKPGMSATADIETDRVANALVVPIQSVTIRNPHEAKDAKKPEQPTAVKTARPLKENNTVQGVFIVSGSKAWFRKVTTGTTDNSHIIVTSGIKEGDEIVSGSYNAISSGLLDGSPVKTQKK